TCTTCGAGAACGCCGGCATCAACGAGCCGCCCACCCAATGGGATGACGTAGCGGAGATCGCACGGCAACTAACCCAGAAGAGGGCGGATGGCTCCGACCAGTTTGGCCTGACCGTCACCACCAGTAAGAACACGCTGAACTCGTGGTTCAATCCGGTGCTCTGGCAGGCCGGTGGCGAGTTCTTTGCGGAGGACGGCCGGTCAGTCACATTTGATGAAGACCCCGGTCTGGCGGCACTGGAATTCTTGACCGATCTCTTTAACAAGAAGATTGCCGCTGAGGGCACCACGCCGTACTTCGAAGGCTACGGCGCCATGATCAACGCCCGTACGCCTACCCACGTGAAGCGCCCCTTCGACAACGGCAACATCCCCTGGCTCGCGGCCAGCCCCGCCTGGCAGAAGGAAAAGCAACTCGGCTTTGGTTCGCTCTCAGGCTGGGTGGTGCCGGTAAGCCCGCAGTCCGATGCGGCCATACAACTGCTGGCGCATACCTTGCAGCCCGAGAACGTGAAGGCGTTCCTCAAGCTCGTCTTCCTGCTGCCGGTGAGGAGCGACATCGAAGTGGACTTCGTCGGCGAGGAGTACAATGACTGGATGCCGACGTTCATCGAGCAGAGCCAGAACATGCACTATGACATCCCGCACCCGCACATCCGGGCCATCATGCCGCTGGTCTCAGCCGAGATGTATAAGGCAATTGCGGGCGAGGTCACGCCGCAGGAGGCCATCAGGACCGCCGGTGATATCGCGAACCAATTCCTGGCGGACAACATGAGCTAGCGGCTGACTCTAATCTCCACGAAACTCAACAAAATCGAGAACCTTCGTGGTAAAATCCGATCTGGAGCGATAAGTCTCGGCCCCGGCAGCTGTTACGCTTCGCAAGCTAGGAATGCTGTCACTCATAGAGTCTTGGCTTCTTAGAGCATTGACATTCTATCCACTGTGAGCAATAACGCAGCCTCTGCTGCGCATTACCACTTTGCGCTCCCAGCGATACCACATCGGATCAAAGAAACCTATATGGCGCAAAGCGACCTTCCATTCGGTAGTGAATTCTCTCCTGCCCAGATAGACCTGCCAGTCCTTCTGGAGCTGGCGCATTTGCATGCGGCCGACTGGAAAACCTTTGAAGTTGCAGTTCGTGACCGGTACTTTGCAGGACACAACACCTCGGACTACAACAAACGCAAACTCGCCAACAACACCAAGTTGTCGATGCGCGCCTATGGCCTCATTGGCGAGAAAGACGCCACGCTCACAGAAACCGGCCAAGCCCTCTTAGCCATCCGAGCCGACGAAGCAGGCCTTTACGAGACGTTCGCTCGTCACATCCTCAAGGAATGTCAAGGCATGAACTTGGTACAGTGTCTCCTTGACATGCAGGCTGCAGGCGAAGAGGTCAACTTAAACAAGCTTCGCCTCTGGCTTAAAGAACACGGCATCAACGTGCCTCGTGGCGGGAAGCACATGAGCACGATGAGACTGTGGTTGGAGAAGGCTGGGGTATTCGTTTCCGGCTACCGAGTCGACCAAGGTCGCCTCAATGATATCCTTGGTCTAAGTGTAGAGGAGTTCGAGGTTCTAGCTACCCTTTCTGCAGAGCAGCAGGCTTACCTAAAGGCACTGGCGAATATCGGAGGAGGCGGTCCTCACTCTTCCAACGATATCGAGCGCCTTGCCGCATCCACTTATGGGGTCAGCTTCAACGAAAAGAATCTGCCCAAACAGGTTCTTTACCCTCTGCGAGATGCTCAATACGTCACGCTGGAACGCGGTACGAAGGAGGCTGGTCGGGGTGCCAAACCGTTCCTTGTCACTGCTACCAACAGGCTTGCGGTTGACATCATCACGCCTCTAATAGAGCAGCTTGAGAAGCAGATTCAAGCAGATCTTCGGCCCTTATTGCGAAAACCCCTAAAGGAAATCCGCGAAGAACTGAAGTCCAAAAACCGTCATATCCGGGGCCTTGCCCTTGAAGCCTTGGCATTCAAGCTAATGCGCCTCATTGATCTCACCTATGTTGCAACGCGTCTTCGTGGGGAAGCAACAGGTGGCGCTGAAGTCGACCTTATATTTGAAAGTGCACGACTTGTCTTTTCGCGCTGGCAGGTACAATGCAAGAACACTGCACGCGTGTCACTCGACGATGTTGCCAAGGAAGTGGGGCTAACGCACTTTCTCAAGAGCAACGCCATAGTAATGGTCTCAACAGGAGAAATAGGTAGCGAGGCCCGCCGGTATTCCAACAAGATTATGGCTGATTCCAACCTTTGTATCGTCATGTTGGACAAGATTGACCTTGCTAAAATTGAGTCACGCCCTGCGGCGATAGTTGATGTGTTTACCCGTGAAGCTGAACACGCAATGGACCTAAAGAGACTCGAACTCTAGGGAGATGGCTGTGCAGGAAGGAAATCATACCGCGTTCAAGACTTTCCACAAGACATCCCTCGGTGAAGTGATCCATGGTGATAGCCTG
Above is a genomic segment from Chloroflexota bacterium containing:
- a CDS encoding extracellular solute-binding protein, which produces MARMSRRQMLAGVGVGIGASLLAACGQVQTVAAPEAPESDAPAAPEEPAGITGVFHVWGFSSQYLPGVVLDAFQEMHPGAVVVQSQPAGNFRGEKFPAAVAAGAPPALMQGFLDFVAMYADRGFLADLGPAAKAGDFGDLGAYLPGIVEAGTFSGVLHFLPHRQSVNIPLYNKDIFENAGINEPPTQWDDVAEIARQLTQKRADGSDQFGLTVTTSKNTLNSWFNPVLWQAGGEFFAEDGRSVTFDEDPGLAALEFLTDLFNKKIAAEGTTPYFEGYGAMINARTPTHVKRPFDNGNIPWLAASPAWQKEKQLGFGSLSGWVVPVSPQSDAAIQLLAHTLQPENVKAFLKLVFLLPVRSDIEVDFVGEEYNDWMPTFIEQSQNMHYDIPHPHIRAIMPLVSAEMYKAIAGEVTPQEAIRTAGDIANQFLADNMS
- a CDS encoding restriction endonuclease; the encoded protein is MAQSDLPFGSEFSPAQIDLPVLLELAHLHAADWKTFEVAVRDRYFAGHNTSDYNKRKLANNTKLSMRAYGLIGEKDATLTETGQALLAIRADEAGLYETFARHILKECQGMNLVQCLLDMQAAGEEVNLNKLRLWLKEHGINVPRGGKHMSTMRLWLEKAGVFVSGYRVDQGRLNDILGLSVEEFEVLATLSAEQQAYLKALANIGGGGPHSSNDIERLAASTYGVSFNEKNLPKQVLYPLRDAQYVTLERGTKEAGRGAKPFLVTATNRLAVDIITPLIEQLEKQIQADLRPLLRKPLKEIREELKSKNRHIRGLALEALAFKLMRLIDLTYVATRLRGEATGGAEVDLIFESARLVFSRWQVQCKNTARVSLDDVAKEVGLTHFLKSNAIVMVSTGEIGSEARRYSNKIMADSNLCIVMLDKIDLAKIESRPAAIVDVFTREAEHAMDLKRLEL